A window of the Hypomesus transpacificus isolate Combined female chromosome 10, fHypTra1, whole genome shotgun sequence genome harbors these coding sequences:
- the xirp1 gene encoding xin actin-binding repeat-containing protein 1 isoform X1, with protein sequence MSNLRRSQSLKNLSGVQERSWVASSLWDKKKSVSQLVQQYQSCAELRITESAEASVLNRSSRYEDSEIRVDSLGGHNESREIRGGFHLSRSRSMDYLPPKEPVGTSALRALFESKVTLRQDCSSSPRLSVALSASNREEQCLPVVKRAHSTAGTPVKKDNPPQVDLCRVVQPERRRQTSTGVPESCVRGSANSQDDKRHPKLTHAETPSRPNRERRSTCASVRDRSALYLSKVAAADSTGGSPHPEFTSSSEKKTKLSKMADVAKQIRVSEASHEEDDMSFPPPPPVPPRPLNYEESANSAPLLPVPPPKETFSTFYQQRQKNELKRLFKHIHPDLKGNLNDVVDDELVEALQSEISAEDTGYQGEVQSMRWIFENWTLDNIGDPHTTKKLLEEENLQGGDVRGTSSMFEHCEMDDTQHSSRAFAERQVSVRGDVRTSTWLFETKPLDILNEINQEKGEMVEAVLKEPIQGGDVRGARLLFESKPLDVLGHCCSVENQNFLKLKSELQEQKGDVQKTVKLFQADPCCAIRDNSGNIHEIKSICREEINSSNISTARWLFETQPLDVIRKDTSAVKIIQGISLEEGQRGGVDRKRWMFETQPFLNTQEGIEENKFQRTVDDFVGEADVENKRKLFETKPLAALKGECTSTNQEKEEILGGNVKTSLWLFETQPMDTLKDSYEIGHLKEVSLAADEQGEVKGKKELFENYNVRKETSVRELDIEKGDVKSFKHLFETIPLGDITQSEEVMNGKSEKDITVGNVNGNKELFESTPLYAIKDSSGNFHEVTTVSREESIKGNVQNCKWMFETKPLDQFQEGKGSMEVIKGITRQEDVTGDVKMAKWLFETQTLDCIHSKFNHEAPNPLVQQDEFQKGDVKTCKWFFETQPTDILSDKSNKLQDKEAIENANVKSFTWLFESQPLDSIKAGDEHSLKLCSTIQDGVKAEAGVKTVKHLFEQEPLDKIRKDTDTEQDVRYVSQINVQSGDVSRVKEIFESQSLDEIGTEAESMSDREGQDEDIQKGSVHKFTWLFENRPINTITEKKQNGTSMYSVSDDEAGDVHNKKFIFETFSLDKIQEKPLEDSSASLDECESSVDVKSSTMLFESQPLYAIRDKEGQFHEVTTVKKEEVMSGDVRGARWMFETKPLDSIKAEHDIYVIRAVTQEDVLKGDVKSARWKFETQPLDTLTCREEPSVKVVEEFGKHNVQLNKQLFESEQSAHKKYVRMVSVTDVQQGDVRTSTWLFENQPIDSLKGGAEEQGPVKTVHREDNQKGEVKRCTWLFESQPLDKLKEVDATSAHAVEENIPKADVKSTTWMFETTPLDKITVGSVVDSLTRLSELQFIHSSGIVIEANEISNVNMAKYQLISKENIEILKEERVEGNIRNIMLQLLCKPNMEPRITLLSEGEQGNVNTTVLELPVNQPSSTVNLDGDQRMQNIAEMIESLLVENNIMKKGIVMQESARGQAEMTVYSLFCHTETRAESQDITRGDVKSTIGNLLATANSQRTSVSYRLDENEKGNVNLYRNCIEKGDLQYLKSLQSEPEESDVLDLGAKEQIEILQGDVKEAKRILCQKKQQVERTISDVLPGDVKNAKKVFSSEGSIDLGIEHCVPKENIIRGDISSAKQQLGQAVKQPITVEKEEIVAGDIKATLQSLERAKKQSMNVEREVIKPGTIYDIDLSAQGPEPEDNDSLNFKEEIVSGDVKAAKQSLELAKNQSMRVEREIVVPGKIYNVNVSSQEQRSTTTTQSTSSCTSRGQRITTTFRKVSDTETKKGIHEGIEACPKGAVSKSADVVNICVSEDAFHQSNTIPSQSCVKSEYHVENTDEETEAEVLRGDVKAAIKSLQNAATEQRLLDKEDVIRGNMQLALQSLERSSVNVSKGDFKTAMIYRNSGKAYSGPSKKVDSETVHKQGVVVSMPPSDTELSPSVSVTYGEPPAMTTLNSDPVTLTHKTENTPSSEDQRPPPLPPKTSDKSQEHKKPALPPKPQRSKLSSDTAQNIPSLSKAPCPVKVKSQTPIITPKTKLEKSSSPSTPRETSANKREHRQDLPQNDHSREMSILKTTKGAKQGSPQIISNNDTQVSRDSNTLQSDRNVHRKALEDIVEPPVCETKTDKNLTIANCNECVMDKNEIQKINAAEEIRMCMQSYANDSCTKTEINMGFQVALQNFGGKDKNTVDSFPVSAKKIHAVKETVSQVKNQNKSTMQQDTQYSNAGQQESASAIIAKRSPSIQNSRAGEEQVKAVDKVVLRKKKAKKETEGERRQRLSVHKDEIMKGNVTAAMEIFENLRKREELKTILSQVQEIEGETSTVDVGSLKTLFENVPAWIVTPRKTETQSHLKREKKVEKESLNTEMESASVEAAFVDLEKASHEIMNLKEQTLAKLIDIEEAIRKALYSVSNLKSEADIAGLSGLFNESLNSEQSCQATQNNIRKISIVSSKTKTEKVKPTSEIKMKGCSGQAKTLEEAPAQVLNTPPVKQCMSSPSSPSFISIHSAARKHPEQSTSPKSSTFKTKAKGCSQSCNGVNADVDQLTSSRSSNQFSSPVSPKRKVSVLEVQTVPEAPAGLVGTKTVSEKYEETDCFGNKFVSSKTSTFVTKQSETKTAPLFEVVSCPTRYEVMASPLIRRSGHTFTESAQSSVKEGGTVFVTFGQQKAGKK encoded by the exons ATGAGCAACCTAAGAAGGAGTCAATCTTTGAAGAACCTTTCTGGGGTTCAGGAGAGGTCATGGGTGGCATCTTCTCTTTGGGACAAAAAGAAGTCTGTCTCTCAGCTTGTACAACA ATACCAGAGCTGTGCAGAGTTACGGATAACGGAATCAGCTGAG GCATCTGTGTTGAATCGGTCCAGTAGATATGAAGACTCAGAGATCAGAGTGGACTCTCTGGGGGGGCATAACGAGAGCAGGGAGATCAGAGGAGGCTTCCATCTGTCCAGAAGCCGATCCATGGACTACCTCCCCCCGAAGGAGCCTGTGGGAACCAGCGCCCTGCGGGCCCTTTTTGAGTCGAAGGTCACCTTGCGGCAGGACTGTTCCAGCTCCCCTCGACTGAGTGTGGCTTTGTCTGCCAGTAACAGGGAGGAACAGTGCCTCCCGGTGGTGAAAAGGGCTCACAGCACTGCAGGGACTCCAGTAAAGAAAGACAACCCTCCCCAGgtggatttgtgt CGTGTTGTCCAGCCAGAGAGGCGTAGACAGACCTCAACTGGTGTCCCGGAGTCCTGTGTCAGGGGTTCCGCAAACTCACAGG ATGACAAGAGGCATCCGAAATTGACCCACGCAGAGACCCCATCAAGGCCGAACCGTGAGAGGAGATCCACGTGTGCCTCAGTGAGAGACAGATCAGCTCTCTATCTGTCAAAAGTGGCAGCTGCAGACTCCACAGGAGGATCACCACATCCA gAATTCACTAGTTCATCAGAAAAGAAGACTAAATTAAGCaag ATGGCAGACGTAGCCAAGCAAATCAGGGTTTCAGAGGCTTCTCATGAAGAAGACGACATGtctttccctccacctccccctgtaCCACCCCGACCTCTAAACTATGAAGAGTCTGCAAACAGCGCACCCTTACTTCCTGTACCACCACCCAAGGAAACCTTCTCAACATTCTACCAACAGCGACAAAAGAATGAGTTGAAGAGGCTCTTTAAACACATTCACCCAGACTTAAAAGGAAACCTCAatgatgttgttgatgatgaGCTGGTGGAGGCCCTACAGTCAGAGATATCTGCAGAAGATACAGGGTATCAAGGCGAGGTGCAATCCATGAGGTGGATCTTTGAAAACTGGACACTGGACAACATTGGGGACCCCCATACAACAAAGAAGCtgttggaggaggagaactTGCAAGGTGGAGATGTTAGGGGAACATCTTCCATGTTTGAGCATTGCGAGATGGATGACACCCAACACAGCTCAAGGGCATTTGCTGAAAGGCAGGTGTCTGTGAGAGGGGATGTCAGGACATCCACATGGTTGTTTGAGACCAAGCCTTTAGATATCCTGAATGAGATCAACCAAGAAAAAGGTGAGATGGTGGAGGCAGTGCTGAAGGAACCCATCCAAGGAGGAGATGTCAGAGGAGCGCGGCTACTCTTTGAATCCAAACCACTGGACGTCTTAGGCCACTGCTGCTCAGTCGAGAACCAGAACTTCCTCAAGCTGAAGTCTGAGCTCCAAGAACAGAAGGGAGACGTCCAAAAAACGGTCAAGCTCTTCCAAGCAGATCCCTGTTGTGCCATTAGAGACAACAGTGGAAACATCCATGAGATCAAGTCAATCTGTAGAGAAGAGATCAATAGCAGCAATATCAGCACTGCTCGTTGGCTCTTTGAAACTCAACCTCTAGATGTCATCAGGAAAGACACTTCTGCTGTAAAGATCATTCAGGGGATATCGCTGGAagaagggcagagaggaggcgtAGATAGGAAAAGGTGGATGTTTGAGACTCAACCCTTCCTCAACACCCAGGAAGGCATCGAGGAGAACAAATTCCAGCGGACCGTGGACGATTTTGTAGGAGAGGCTGATGTTGAGAACAAACGAAAACTCTTTGAGACAAAACCCTTGGCAGCTCTGAAAGGGGAGTGTACTTCCACAAACCAGGAAAAGGAAGAGATCCTAGGTGGTAATGTCAAAACATCTTTGTGGCTCTTTGAAACTCAACCAATGGATACTTTGAAAGACAGCTATGAAATTGGACATCTAAAGGAAGTGTCGCTTGCTGCAGATGAACAAGGAGAGGTGAAGGGCAAAAAGGAACTGTTTGAAAACTACAATGTCAGAAAAGAAACATCGGTCAGAGAGCTTGACATTGAAAAGGGGGATGTCAAATCTTTTAAACATCTTTTTGAAACAATTCCTCTTGGTGACATTACCCAATCTGAAGAAGTGATGAATGGAAAAAGTGAAAAAGACATCACAGTAGGGAATGTCAATGGTAACAAAGAATTGTTTGAATCTACACCTTTGTATGCCATAAAAGACTCTTCAGGAAATTTCCATGAGGTCACAACTGTTAGTAGAGAGGAGTCTATCAAAGGAAATGTCCAAAACTGCAAATGGATGTTTGAGACCAAACCGCTTGACCAGTTTCAAGAGGGAAAGGGGAGCATGGAGGTTATAAAAGGGATCACTAGACAGGAAGACGTAACTGGAGATGTGAAGATGGCAAAGTGGCTCTTCGAAACTCAGACACTAGACTGTATCCATTCAAAATTCAACCACGAGGCACCAAATCCATTGGTGCAACAGGATGAGTTTCAGAAAGGTGATGTCAAGACCTGCAAGTGGTTTTTTGAAACCCAACCCACGGACATTTTGTCTGACAAATCAAACAAGCTCCAAGATAAAGAAGCCATAGAAAATGCTAACGTTAAATCCTTTACTTGGCTTTTCGAATCACAGCCACTGGACAGTATCAAAGCTGGAGATGAGCATAGTTTGAAATTATGCAGCACCATTCAGGATGGTGTAAAAGCTGAGGCTGGAGTTAAAACTGTGAAGCATCTTTTTGAACAAGAACCTTTGGATAAAATAAGgaaggacacagacacagaacaagATGTCAGATATGTCAGCCAGATAAATGTTCAGTCAGGAGATGTATCAAGGGTCAAGGAAATCTTTGAGTCTCAGTCTCTTGATGAAATAGGTACAGAAGCTGAAAGCATGTCCGACAGAGAGGGTCAGGATGAAGACATTCAAAAAGGATCCGTTCACAAATTCACCTGGCTTTTTGAGAACCGTCCCATCAACACGATCACCGAGAAAAAGCAAAATGGAACAAGCATGTATTCTGTCAGCGATGATGAGGCTGGCGATGTACACAACAAGAAGTTCATATTTGAAACGTTCTCTTTGGACAAGATCCAAGAAAAGCCTCTCGAGGACTCATCCGCTTCCTTGGACGAATGTGAGAGCAGTGTGGATGTGAAATCCAGCACGATGCTGTTTGAGTCTCAGCCTCTGTATGCCATCAGAGACAAGGAGGGACAATTTCACGAGGTCACCACGGtcaagaaggaggaggtgatgagtgGCGATGTGAGAGGTGCTCGGTGGATGTTCGAGACAAAGCCCCTGGATTCCATCAAAGCAGAACACGACATTTATGTCATCCGGGCCGTTACCCAAGAGGACGTTCTTAAAGGAGATGTCAAGTCTGCCAGGTGGAAGTTTGAGACGCAGCCTTTGGACACTCTCACATGTAGAGAGGAGCCTTCAGTCAAGGTTGTGGAGGAATTTGGAAAACATAACGTGCAGCTTAACAAACAACTCTTTGAATCTGAGCAGTCCGCTCACAAGAAGTATGTCCGAATGGTCAGTGTTACTGATGTCCAGCAAGGAGATGTCCGAACGTCAACCTGGCTTTTTGAAAACCAGCCTATTGACAGCCtgaagggaggagcagaggagcaggGCCCAGTGAAAACTGTCCACAGAGAAGACAACCAGAAGGGAGAAGTGAAACGTTGTACCTGGCTGTTTGAATCCCAGCCTCTAGACAAGCTCAAAGAGGTTGATGCCACCTCAGCCCATGCTGTTGAAGAGAACATACCAAAAGCAGATGTGAAGAGCACCACCTGGATGTTTGAAACGACACCACTGGATAAAATCACCGTTGGTAGTGTGGTAGACAGTCTCACTCGTCTTTCTGAACTTCAATTCATTCACTCAAGTGGCATTGTTATAGAGGCAAATGAGATCAGTAATGTTAACATGGCAAAATACCAGCTCATTAGCAAAGAAAACATAGAAATTCTGAAAGAAGAAAGGGTAGAAGGTAACATTAGAAACATCATGTTACAGTTGTTATGCAAACCAAACATGGAGCCAAGGATCACCCTTCTAAGTGAGGGTGAACAGGGTAACGTTAACACCACAGTTTTGGAACTTCCAGTCAATCAGCCATCTTCAACTGTCAATCTAGATGGTGACCAAAGAATGCAAAACATTGCCGAGATGATTGAAAGCCTGTTAGTTGAAAATAATATAATGAAGAAAGGTATTGTGATGCAAGAATCTGCCAGGGGCCAAGCAGAGATGACTGTGTACAGCCTCTTCTGTCACACTGAAACCAGAGCTGAATCTCAAGACATCACAAGGGGTGATGTGAAGTCCACTATTGGAAACCTTCTAGCCACCGCCAATAGTCAGAGAACCTCTGTTTCGTATAGATTAGATGAAAATGAGAAAGGGAATGTGAACTTGTACAGGAACTGCATTGAGAAAGGAGATCTTCAATACCTGAAGAGTCTCCAGAGTGAGCCAGAGGAGAGTGATGTACTTGACCTCGGAGCAAAAGAACAGATTGAAATCCTGCAGGGAGATGTGAAGGAGGCAAAGAGAATTCTCTGTCAGAAAAAACAGCAGGTGGAGCGAACAATTTCAGATGTCCTGCCAGGAGACGTGAAGAACGCCAAAAAAGTGTTCAGCTCGGAGGGGTCCATTGACCTTGGCATTGAACACTGTGTTCCAAAAGAAAACATAATCCGTGGGGATATCTCATCAGCCAAGCAACAACTTGGACAGGCAGTGAAGCAACCTATCACAGTGGAAAAGGAGGAAATTGTAGCTGGTGACATCAAAGCAACACTACAGTCCTTAGAGCGGGCAAAAAAGCAAAGCATGAATGTGGAGCGGGAAGTCATCAAACCAGGAACCATATATGACATTGACTTATCAGCTCAAGGTCCAGAACCAGAGGATAACGACTCGCTGAACTTCAAAGAGGAAATAGTGTCAGGAGATGTGAAGGCAGCTAAACAGTCCCTCGAGTTGGCAAAGAACCAGAGCATGCGAGTAGAACGGGAAATTGTTGTTCCTGGCAAAATCTACAACGTGAATGTCTCATCACAAGAGCAAAGgtcaacaaccacaacacagtCTACATCTTCGTGCACCTCCAGAGGTCAGCGGATCACCACGACTTTTCGAAAGGTCAGTGACACAGAAACAAAAAAGGGAATCCATGAGGGGATTGAGGCTTGCCCTAAGGGAGCAGTGTCAAAGAGTGCAGACGTAGTGAATATCTGTGTTAGTGAAGATGCCTTCCATCAGTCCAACACCATACCATCCCAATCTTGTGTTAAATCAGAGTATCATGTTGAAAACACTGATGAAGAGACAGAGGCTGAGGTATTGAGGGGAGATGTGAAGGCTGCTATTAAGTCTCTTCAGAATGCTGCGACAGAGCAAAGGCTTCTAGACAAAGAAGATGTTATAAGAGGTAATATGCAATTGGCTTTGCAATCTCTTGAGAGGTCTAGTGTAAATGTGTCCAAAGGAGACTTTAAAACTGCAATGATTTACAGGAATTCAGGTAAAGCTTACTCAGGGCCAAGTAAGAAAGTGGATTCTGAGACTGTGCACAAACAAGGTGTTGTAGTATCTATGCCTCCATCTGACACTGAATTGTCTCCTTCGGTTTCAGTAACTTATGGAGAGCCACCTGCCATGACAACACTGAATTCAGATCCTGtcactcttacacacaaaaCGGAAAACACACCTTCATCAGAAGACCAAAGGCCACCTCCACTTCCCCCCAAAACAAGTGACAAATCACAAGAACACAAGAAACCAGCCCTACCGCCCAAACCACAGCGCTCAAAATTATCAAGTGATACAGCACAGAATATTCCTTCTCTTTCAAAAGCACCTTGCCCTGTTAAAGTTAAATCGCAAACCCCAATAATCACTCCCAAGACAAAACTGGAGAAGTCGTCTTCTCCTTCCACTCCCCGTGAAACATCGGCAAATAAAAGAGAACACAGACAGGATTTACCACAGAACGACCATTCAAGAGAAATGAGCATTCTAAAAACCACCAAAGGTGCAAAGCAAGGCTCACCACAGATCATTTCAAACAACGATACTCAAGTTTCCAGAGATTCAAATACACTACAATCTGATAGAAATGTACATAGGAAAGCATTAGAAGACATAGTGGAACCACCGGTATgtgaaacaaaaacagacaaGAACCTGACAATTGCAAATTGCAATGAATGTGTTATGGATAAAAATGAAATTCAGAAAATAAATGCAGCAGAAGAGATCCGAATGTGTATGCAGAGCTATGCAAATGATAGTTGCACTAAAACAGAAATAAACATGGGCTTTCAAGTTGCTCTCCAGAACTTTGGGGGAAAGGATAAGAACACTGTGGACTCATTCCCTGTTTCTGCCAAAAAAATCCATGCAGTTAAAGAAACTGTTAGCCAAGTAAAGAATCAGAACAAATCCACCATGCAACAGGATACACAGTACTCAAACGCAGGTCAGCAGGAATCGGCATCAGCCATCATCGCAAAGAGATCTCCATCTATTCAGAATAGCAGAGCTGGTGAGGAACAGGTAAAAGCTGTGGACAAAGTTGTACTGAGGAAGAAGAAAGcgaagaaggagacagagggtgaACGACGACAGAGGCTGTCTGTCCACAAGGACGAAATTATGAAGGGAAATGTGACAGCAGCAATGGAAATCTTTGAAAATCTAAGGAAACGGGAGGAACTCAAGACGATCTTATCCCAAGTTcaagagatagagggggagactAGCACTGTTGATGTGGGTTccttaaaaacattatttgagaATGTTCCTGCTTGGATAGTCACTCCACGTAAAACTGAAACGCAAAGTCATTTGAAGAGGGAAAAGAAGGTTGAAAAAGAGTCATTGAATACTGAAATGGAAAGTGCCTCAGTCGAGGCTGCATTTGTAGACCTGGAAAAGGCAAGCCATGAAATAATGAATCTAAAAGAGCAAACGTTGGCAAAACTCATTGATATAGAGGAGGCAATACGGAAAGCCTTGTATTCTGTTTCCAACTTAAAATCTGAGGCCGATATAGCAGGGTTGTCAGGACTCTTTAATGAATCCTTGAACTCTGAGCAAAGTTGTCAAGCTACTCAAAACAACATTCGGAAAATTAGCATTGTGTCCAGCAAAACTAAAACAGAAAAGGTTAAACCAACATCAGAGATAAAAATGAAAGGATGTTCAGGTCAAGCAAAAACGTTAGAAGAAGCACCTGCTCAAGTGCTCAACACGCCTCCTGTCAAACAATGCATGAGCTCCCCATCCTCACCGTCCTTCATCTCCATTCACTCTGCTGCCAGAAAGCATCCAGAACAATCCACGTCCCCTAAATCATCAACTTTCAAGACAAAAGCAAAGGGTTGCTCTCAAAGTTGCAATGGAGTCAATGCTGATGTGGACCAACTCACTTCCTCTCGATCCTCCAACCAATTCAGCAGTCCTGTGAGTCCAAAACGTAAGGTCAGCGTACTAGAAGTGCAAACTGTCCCGGAAGCTCCTGCTGGATTAGTTGGCACAAAGACCGTCAGTGAAAAATATGAAGAGACAGATTGTTTTGGTAACAAATTTGTCTCCTCCAAAACGTCTACTTTTGTCACCAAGCAGTCTGAGACTAAAACTGCCCCACTCTTTGAAGTAGTCTCCTGTCCAACAAGATATGAAGTTATGGCATCCCCTTTAATACGAAGATCTGGACACACCTTCACAGAGAGTGCTCAGTCCAGTGTCAAAGAAGGAGGAACTGTTTTTGTAACATTCGGTCAACAAAAGGCTGGGAAAAAGTAA